Proteins found in one Oncorhynchus mykiss isolate Arlee chromosome 3, USDA_OmykA_1.1, whole genome shotgun sequence genomic segment:
- the LOC110518221 gene encoding trophoblast glycoprotein-like has product MHNLVIIVLFGALLCALHQCLECPSGCRCFADTRTVKCVSKDLRAIPQDIPGYTRNVIITGNNIFRIGSETFQELKNVTTIILSNNGITEVASHSFSTLSYLRYLDMSCNHLALIHPEALNIPGSPLKELNLNRSLYNYTSLTDLTTALRWGGLGGLLSLDLSGNCLVFLPPGMFSHLPSLQHLLLGNNSLASVYNGTFFGLRRLELLDLTRNSFRVFGSDALGELERLVQAPRILLSHNPYVCTCEIQDFAVWLKSSRAQVGDAEALTCASPWEFQNRPLRALGVQVVGCHATSPPLVGIRDEVDNLSLQTSYVLLGLVLGFVGMVFLFVLYLNRQGIKKWVVETRDACHDVLEGYQHRYEIDTDPRREYLSKDVRVEDKPPTNGSFGQAHSDNRLSQLPTDTCLVQISSDTQVKPGSISVDL; this is encoded by the exons ATGCATAATTTGGTGATTATTGTACTTTTTGGTGCGCTACTCTGTGCGCTCCACCAGTGCTTGGAATGCCCATCAGGCTGCCGATGCTTTGCTGACACGCGCACAGTGAAATGCGTCTCCAAGGACCTTCGCGCCATACCACAAGATATTCCAGGATACACAAGGAATGTGATCATCACAGGAAATAATATATTCAGAATTGGATCAGAGACGTTTCAAGAACTGAAAAATGTCACCACCATCATTTTGAGCAACAATGG GATCACAGAGGTTGCGTCCCACAGCTTCTCTACCCTTTCTTACCTGCGCTACCTGGACATGAGCTGCAACCATCTCGCTCTCATCCACCCTGAAGCACTCAACATCCCAGGGAGTCCTCTAAAGGAGCTCAACCTCAACCGCTCCCTGTATAACTACACCTCACTGACTGATCTCACCACCGCACTGCGCTGGGGAGGCCTAGGAGGGCTGCTCAGCCTAGACCTCTCTGGGAACTGCCTGGTCTTCCTACCCCCAGGGATGTTCTCCCACCTCCCCAGCCTGCAGCACCTCCTCCTGGGTAACAACTCCCTAGCATCAGTCTACAACGGCACCTTCTTTGGCCTGCGCCGCCTGGAGCTGCTCGACCTGACCCGCAACTCTTTCAGGGTGTTCGGAAGCGATGCTCTGGGGGAGCTGGAGAGGCTGGTGCAAGCCCCCCGCATCCTGCTGAGCCACAACCCCTATGTCTGCACATGTGAGATCCAAGACTTTGCCGTGTGGCTCAAGAGCTCCCGGGCTCAGGTGGGGGATGCAGAAGCCCTGACCTGCGCCTCACCATGGGAGTTTCAGAACAGGCCCCTGCGGGCGCTCGGGGTCCAAGTTGTCGGATGCCATGCCACTTCACCACCTCTGGTCGGAATCAGAGACGAGGTGGACAACCTCTCCCTGCAGACCTCCTATGTCCTCCTGGGTCTGGTGCTGGGCTTTGTGGGCATGGTCTTCCTCTTTGTGCTCTACCTCAACCGGCAAGGTATTAAAAAGTGGGTGGTGGAGACGCGAGATGCCTGCCATGACGTGTTGGAGGGGTATCAACACCGCTATGAGATCGACACTGACCCACGCCGGGAATACCTCTCAAAAGACGTCAGAGTCGAAGACAAGCCACCGACAAACGGTAGTTTTGGACAAGCTCACTCAGATAACCGCTTATCACAGCTACCCACTGACACCTGTTTAGTTCAGATCTCCTCAGACACACAGGTCAAGCCAGGCTCCATCTCGGTGGATTTGTGA